CCGGTCCAGCCCATCATCACCGCCTGGTGTTCGCCTGCTTTGGCGCGCTTCAGGTACTCGCCCCACTCGTAGGTCACGATTTTCGCCTGAACGCCGATTTTCGCCCAGTCAGCCTGGATCATCTCGGCCATGCGGCGCGCGTTCGGGTTATACGGACGCTGGACAGGCATCGCCCACAGCTCAACGGTGAAGCCTTTATCCTGACCCGCTTCTTTCAGCAGCGCTTTGGCTTTCTCGACGTCGTAGGTGTAATCCTTCACGTCGTCGTTATAGCCCCACATGGTCGGCGGGATCAGGTTTTTCGCGGCAACGCCGGCGCCCTGGTAAACCGCTTTGATGATGGCGTCTTTATTCACCGCGTAGGTCAGCGCCTGACGCACTTTCACGTCGTCAAACGGCTTCTTCTCGGTGTTGAAAGAGAGGTAGCCCACGTTCAGGCCCGCCTGCTCCATCAGGTTGATGCTCTTATCCTGCTTCATGCGCGCGATGTCTGCCGGGTTCGGGTACGGCATTACCTGGCACTCGTTTTTCTGCAGTTTGGCGTAACGAACGGACGCATCCGGCGTAATGGAGAAGACCAGACGGTCAATCTTCGGCTTGGTGCCCCAGAAGCCCGGGAACGCTTTATACAGAATGCGGGAATCTTTCTGGTATTGCAGGAGCTGGAACGGACCGGTGCCGATCGGGTTCAGATCGACTTTCTCCGGCGTGCCGGCTTTCAGCATGTTGTCCGCGTATTCTTTGGAAAGAATCGACGCGAAGTCCATCGCCATATCCGCGAGGAACGGCGCTTCAGGGCGCGTCAGCACGAACTGGACGGTATTGTCGTCGACTTTTTTCACTTCGCTAATCAGCGTCGGGAGGCCCATGCCTTCGAAATATTCGTAGCTGCCGCCAGAGACTTTATGATACGGGTTTTGATCGTTTTTCTGACGATCGAATGAGAACACGACGTCATCGGCGTTAAATTCGCGCGTCGGTTTAAATTCTTTATTGTCCTGCCATTTCACGCCTTTACGCAGATGGAACGTATACGTTTTGCCATCTTCGCTGACGTCCCATTTCTCCGCCAGACCCGGAATAATTTCCGTGGTGCCGGTTTTAAATTCGACCAGGCGGTTGTAAATAGGCACAGAGCTTGCGTCATAGGTGGTGCCAGAGGTGAAGAGCTGCGGGTTAAAGCCTTCAGGCGAGCCTTCTGAACAGTAAACCAGGGTTTTGGCTTGTACGCTTGCGGCGCAGGCCATAGCCACCAGGCTCAGACCAAACTTCAGCATCCCTGACTTCTTCAAGGAAATACTCATTCTTCTGCTCCAATGTGATAGGTGTTGTGTTATTCCGTCAGACCTTTTTTATTTTATGCCCGGTCCGATCGGTAAATGTGAGGCTGGGGATTCCTTTCGCAAGGGAGACTGAGTTGCAGTACAGATTGTCCGTAAAATGACCCTCACGCCCTACAATCTGTCAACAGAATACGCAAACGTCAATACAGCTATCCGGGATTTACAACCGGGGTGAGAAACGGCAAACAAAGATTAAAAAAACCTCATGGGCATGTTTTCAGCATGGAAATTTATGCTACGCCCTCACTCGCAGAATAATCATCTTGATATTTTGTAACATCCAGCGCTTATGTTTTATCCGCTTAATGCAAAATTTCTGGCGCTGTGGCGAACTTATGAACGGTTTATGGCGCGATTTGTTAACCCCGCAGCAAAAAATGCTGAGCCGATATATAAGCAGAGCGGAAAGTATGCAGTATGTTTCATAACTATTTTCAATGAAATATGTCACAGAATCGCGTTCCCGCGAGAAAATCGAAGCTAAATAAGACTAACGAATTAAGCGGGTGAATACGTCCGTTCAGGTATTCCCTGGAACAGCGTCTGAATGTGGGGGTGAAAAGCAATAACCTCTGGCCGCTTACGGTTTATGGAGAGCCTCTTTAATACGATCTCAGCTCTGGTTTCTGTAACGCGTCACGCCTGAGGCGTTCGCTACGTTCTCTGTCGTGTCGACAAAAAATGGAAACCCTTACGAACTGACAAAAGGTATTGAGGTATATGAAAAGGAATTTTCATGAGCCACGCGTGCTGCGCTTGCAATCATCGGTAGGCGTTTGCGGCGTAAATTATGCTGATGACGTAAAAGCGCTACAAGAATTGATGATGAAAGCTGGTTATCAGACAGCGACAGGGCGTTCCTTAAAAGTGGATGGCATATGCAACAA
This DNA window, taken from Cronobacter universalis NCTC 9529, encodes the following:
- the dppA gene encoding dipeptide ABC transporter periplasmic-binding protein DppA, which encodes MSISLKKSGMLKFGLSLVAMACAASVQAKTLVYCSEGSPEGFNPQLFTSGTTYDASSVPIYNRLVEFKTGTTEIIPGLAEKWDVSEDGKTYTFHLRKGVKWQDNKEFKPTREFNADDVVFSFDRQKNDQNPYHKVSGGSYEYFEGMGLPTLISEVKKVDDNTVQFVLTRPEAPFLADMAMDFASILSKEYADNMLKAGTPEKVDLNPIGTGPFQLLQYQKDSRILYKAFPGFWGTKPKIDRLVFSITPDASVRYAKLQKNECQVMPYPNPADIARMKQDKSINLMEQAGLNVGYLSFNTEKKPFDDVKVRQALTYAVNKDAIIKAVYQGAGVAAKNLIPPTMWGYNDDVKDYTYDVEKAKALLKEAGQDKGFTVELWAMPVQRPYNPNARRMAEMIQADWAKIGVQAKIVTYEWGEYLKRAKAGEHQAVMMGWTGDNGDPDNFFATLFSCDAAKDGSNYSRWCYKPFEDLIQPARATDDHNKRIELYKQAQVVMHDQAPALIVAHSTVYEPVRKEVKGYVVDPLGKHHFENVSVE